The Ovis aries strain OAR_USU_Benz2616 breed Rambouillet chromosome 8, ARS-UI_Ramb_v3.0, whole genome shotgun sequence genome includes the window AAAAGTGGCTTTCTCAACTAAATATGCAGTCATTACAGTGTATTTATAGTGATTAAAAATCTTTATTAGGGACTTACTTAGATTTTCAGTagatctgctttttaattttgcaaTTTTATGACCATGGAGCATTGGACACACACGTTTTAAAAAATGCACCCAACTTCTACATGAAGATAAAATCAGGCTTTGTCAGTAATTAATAGTTTTATGCTAGTAGAATCTTCTTGGAATTATCTTGATTTGGGGAACACTATAATTTCTATTAGCATAATTATAAGgccaattagaaaatatatactgGTTTTCTCTGGGTTAAGAGCTTGGGTGGAAAAATTCAGGAAAACATTCATGAGTTGCTACTTTACCTCCGGCACTCTGCTCATCCTGCTCTGACTCCACATTTTCTGACTCGGAGACTATTTGCAGAGGACACCTGTTTTAAATGTACCAACAGGAAATACCTATGTTGTCTTTTCATAATCTGATGCTGCATCTGGTTAGCTGAAATGTGACGCTGCCcacagactgaagcaacttcagtgTGACAGCATTTACTGGAAGGCAGAGGGAATccagtttatatttattttccttctattaaGATCTGGCATtgtagcataaaaaaaaaaagggggggcaaaACCAGTTTAACTCTCAAAAGATTAGTATTAAATTACATACAGGAATTTTACATCTAGACTCAGTATAATTTGCCCTTAATGCATAGAACTGTTGTCTGACAATGCTTgctttataacattttatttataaactttttgtCCAGTCTGTCTTGTTATATATCGATaggatatttattaatataaacctTCAGTGGAAAAGTGCAGGGCAGTCTGCCCGCTGGAATAGAATTAACAAGGGAATTTCATAATGATTAACGGTAGTCTAGCATTAAAATTCCAACTGGGTCCAAACGCAAGCAAGTCACAGGAGGCGGGTGGGATGCGCGGTTTACACCCCACGTGCACGCCTCCGACGGTGCCACTCGGCCAGCAAGTCCTCGAGCTGGACCGTTGGTCCACACTGGGGTCCCCTCCTTCCGAGCGGGTTTCCAGGCCCCGGTGCCCGGCCCCGCGCCCGCCCAGCCCGGGCCGCGCTCCGTCTTCGCCCGGCAGACGCCGCGGGCCGCGGTTCCCGGAGCCCCATGCGCGCTCCTCGAGCCCCGGCCGCCCTCGGAGGCCGCCCACCCGCTCCTGGGACTCCGAAGGGGTGTCCCCGGCCAGGTCTCCAGGGCTGGCgaaggcagcagcagaatgaCGGAGATGACGAAAGAGCTGACGCCACGCCGCCCACCCGGCCGCCGCCGGAGCCCGCACACGCCGCCCCGCCCGGGCGGTCGCCCGCGCGCTCGCGCTCGCGCCGGTCCCGCGGGGCGCGCCCCGCctcctcccgccccgccccgcccggggTTCCCACGGCGCCCGCCCGCGCCCGGCGCCGTCCTCCCCGCCGCCCAGGCCTTTGGCGAACATGGCGCTTGTCCCCTGCCAGGTGCTGCGGGTGGCCATCCTGCTGTCCTACTGCTCTATCCTGTGCAACTACAAGGCCATCGAAATGCCCTCGCATCAGACCTACGGAGGGAGCTGGAAATTCCTGACGTTCATTGATCTGGTAAggccgcccccctcccctcccccgtccTCCCCGCACCCGGAACCCGCGTGTGTTTGTGGGTGCGTCGGCGTCTGCGCGCGTGCCGCCGGCATCTAGCCGCGTCCTCGATTCTTCCCCAGTGACTGCGTCTCAAAGGCCCCGCTGCCCCCGCAGCAGTACCTTCGGAAGCACCCAGCGTTGCCTGGTAGCTGGGGCACAAGTGCAGATGGGTCGCAGCCAGGTGGTGGGCTCTTTGGAGGGGAACACACACCTGCTTCTAAGAGGTGCCTTGGGAAGATTCTCCTCTTAGCAAATGGATCGGACGACCTTGATCAGGAGCGGCCTGGGACCCATTCGACCCCCAGGATGCTTTCCCGAGCACCCACCGTGGGATCAATTTGCAGCAGCTGGAAGACACTGGCTATCTTCGAATGACTTGAAGCTTCCTCTGAAAGGACCAGAGTCCTCCTCACAAAGAAGAGAAAGCTCCTCAGAAACAAGAGAAATCGCCTAATAAAGTTGTCTTCCTTTTATCTGGTTTTTTTGCCCCTTGTCACTAATTTACTTCCAAACTTTGTCCTCAGAAACATTAGAAGAGAAAGATTTTCCAAATGTATTCTCATCGCTGCACTTCTCCCTATCTTACCGTGTAAAAGTTCACAGTAGTTTGCATAAGCAACTCCTCTGTTGGCACAACATCATGGCCTTGGAAGTTGTAGTTTGTTCCCTTTCTTTTCGACAGCTTACAACTTCTGGCACTAAAAGGGCCAGAGAATCAGCCTGAGCATAAGACTCAATAAGGACATGGGGTGGAACCTAGGAACTTCAAGGTGATAGGTGACTAAGACGAGCTCAAACACACAGTAAAAGATGGTCAAGTACGAACAGAGAAAAGTGAGAAGTTCTAGGGACTAGAGAAAATGTAGAACCCAGTAAAACCGGTCGCCAGACCTACCACTACAGGAGGTTCCGCTGCACAAACGAGATTGTAATCTCTTATTGTTGACCCTTCATTTTGATGAAGAGAACTTGATAACTGTTTTGAGATGCTTCCAAAGGCTGAGGATCCTTCAAAGAAATGCAGTCAGCGGGAGTTTTGTGTAGAAATGCCATTTTAAATCTGTATCTTGTTAGATATGTTCTGAGAGGAattaaagtcatttttttctcaGCACTCTCCAAATTGGGCACCAAGACTGCCCAGGACATAGTGTTTCAGGGGTTTCAATTTTCAGTTCCTCAACTTCCAGGTCTTTCTTGAAACGGATCTGCCTCTGAACATGGCTATTGCCTGCCAGTTCTCCTTTCTTCTGCCCCATTCATCCAAGGCTCAAGCACATGACAAGGCTCTGTGCTGTATTTATCTGTTCCTTTTAGCTTTCAGAAGATGGACTGGTGTCACTAGAACTATCTTTATATTTGCTTGAAAAACAAAGTCAGACTTGTCTTGACAGAAGGTCGTCTTGGGTTGATTAGTTCATCCACGGGCTCTACCTTTTCTAATCTTCCATAGACTCAGTGAAACCTGCAGTCCTGAGATTCTAATAAATATGGATCAGAGCATTAGAAATCATGTCCCCTTTCAACTGTGCAAACTTAGGTTATTTAGATGTTTAAACATTTAGATGTTATTGAGAATTATGTGCATAgattttcagaattcttttttacTGGCTATATGAAGAAAATCTCTCGGATCACTACCTTATCCTGTTCTTGACCTCACTTAGACCTGGCCCAAGGAACTGCATTGAGTTGATACACTGATGAAAACCCCAACAGAACCATAGGAGCTGTGAACAGTTCTCAGAAGTATTAGATGTAATTTTGAGGGCATAGGAGAGAGCATCAGCAGGTGAGAGGGGGAGATATTGAGGGTGTCATTAACCTGTGCAAGAGATGACAACTTCTCACACTGGCATGGCTTACTGTGTGTTACAGAAGAAGACTCACAAGAAACAATATATCTCTCATAACCTTTGTGTGACATCAGACTTTAATAGAACCCATCTGACTGCTTAAACTGTCATACAATTTGTATTTTAGCATTTGGCGATTGGACCTGCCTGTTTTAAATAATGATAATCACCACAAACATGCTTTTGTCTATCAGAATTTAGGCCATGAATTCAAATTTGAagcttttactttgttttacatttagattCAGTTTGCATAGGGCCTTCAGCCAATCATTCAAACTCTATCTCTGTGGCTTTGGATTGAAATATAATAAATCCTTAGTTGAGAGTTCCTGTGAGAAAGTACAGTCTAgaatatattcaaagaaacaCTCATGCAAAGTGTTATTCTTTTTGTTATTAGAGATTTAGAGTCTTTGGCGCATAAGCATTGTACAGCTGTTTAAACAACCATCCTGTCAATCCCTAGTAATGGCATGAAAAGATTAGGCTACTATAATTGACtcatttaatttctcattttttgtgtgtttaagaaaataataaacactaTTACTTCAGTGCTTTGGCCATTTTTAATGGTTCTAAACCCATTAGAGCAATTCTGAAAGAAGAAGTTTCTTAAAACTTCAAGGAAAAGGCCCTTTTTGTAGGCAACTTAGTAGGCAACTTAGATCACAGAGAATCAAGACATTTATCCTGGTGGTCACACTCTGATTCTGTGATCTGTGGCATCAGTTTACCAAAATGTAGCTCAGAAATTTTAGGCAACATGGATCCAGGATAATATGGTTATGCCGCAGTGGCCATTCCAGCCATATCTTCTTTCTTTGAGTATGAGAGTCATCCCAATAGAATCGGAGCTCATGGCTAAAAACTGAAATGCAAGTTATTGCTATCAGTAATCTtaccctatttttttttccctaagagctTCATTTCCTAGAATCAAAGAACAGTGAGAAAACTAAACGTGCTTCAGGAAAATTCAAGTTAGTAAATGGAAATGGAACACTTGGCATGAAAGGCAGAATAATAGACCACCCCctctccaaaaaaaaagtctgcatcCTGATCCTTGGAGCCTGTAAATATGTGAGGTTACATGGCaaaggaattaagattgctaATCAACTGACCTTCAAAGAGAGAGGTTTATCTACAGTTTATTGCAGTTTATCTACGTTACTGCAAGGTTTCTTAAAAGTgaagggaggcagaagagatgAATGAGTTGGAGGAAGATGGGACAGTGGAAGGAAGTCACAGAGAGATACaacattgctggctttgaaggtgaaggaaggggccatgagccaaggaatgtgggagGTGTCTACAGGCTGTAAAGGGCAAGGAAATAACCCCTCTCCCAGAGACTCCAGAAGAAACACAGTTCTGCTGACACCCTGATTTTAGTCATGTGAaacccattttggacttctgacctccagaaccatAAAATAATAAACCATGAAATAATAAATCTGCATTTAAACCACTAAACTTATGGTAATTTGTTGCAGCCGCAATAGAAAGCTTGTACACTTGGCTCTAAAGCCtgtgacctaaaaaaaaaaaccttaaacgTTATTGTACTTATGCAATAAGATAATGACTTAGATAGTTCTTTATGTATATTAGACAATTGGTTAATTTTAGTTTTAACTATAATACAGGTTTTTCCCTTCTGCATCTGTGAAACTGTGCTGGGAAGACATACATGTGACAACGGGCAATGTAAGAATCTATAAAAGTGGAATAGCTTCAGAAAAACTAGGCCTTTTCTTTACTGTgaagtattttagaaattatcattGTGCAGCATGCCATGCCAGAAGGAATACTCTTAACTGGAAAtaaactggaaagagaaaaatattgaacTGACTactgttcaaatattttcttaaccAGTATTACTGGTGAAGAATTTTCTTCAAATGATGTagattcattcacttattcactaATCAAGTAATTTCCCAAGTTATATAATAATTGACCTTCAACGTGATAGAAATGAAGAATCAGAATCAAACcaacataaataaaagaaaaaacagactggATGTTGAGGCCTAAGAGTAGTACTGGAATACAGTGGGGGTTTAGTAAACATTTGAATAgagagcatctttccatgtgttcaGTAAGTATTCTTTCCTTGTGTGTCCTCCTATAACCATTCAAAATACTGTGGATTTTTGGAAATATATCAATCAGAATTTTACTGAGCTCTATATGATAGAATGTCTAAACCATGAATGAGAATCAACTTCTCTGAAAAACATGAACTGGACATTTGTTATAAGAAATTATTATAGACTTGGGATTTAAgatgctttgatttttaaaaattgaaacagaaaTGTGATGATCTGGTCCCATTTGCTCTAGTTTGTGGTTCTCACCGTTTCGAGGGTTATCATGtcttgcgtgtgtgcatgctcagttgtgtccaactctttgtgaccccgtggactaagaatactgaagtgggtttgccatttcctactccaggggatccacctgatctagggatcaaacccatacctcctgcatctgttgcagtggcaggtggattctttctcactgaaccacctgggaagccctgtcatgTCTTAGGGctccattatattcattatttCTCCTGTGCTGACTTTCCATTCATGCACAGGCAGAATGTTGGTGAGGCCCTACctcctcaaagtgtggtctgagGACCAGAAGTGATCTCATCTGGGAGCCTCCTAGAAATGTGGAACCTTTGGCTCTGCCCCAGACTTTCCGAATAAGCATTTACCTGTTAATAATatcattctgtgatttttttgcacattccagttttaaaaatactgctcTAGGCCacagtttctgttttgtcattTACTATGGAATAGCTTGTAGAAAACAGCCTTCATATATTAATTCTGCctactgtatttaaaacaattaagcatacttcaaaatatattcaattatgTCACTTCTATTGTGACATGGTTAAAACGATGTTGTAATAAAAATGACAACTTTAAGtgagagaaaaatatgtatttggcaCCAAGGGTAGGCTGTTTGTTGCAGCTGAGAAACAAATTTGGCTAATCTTTAGGGAAACGAAGCGAAAAAGAATACACGTTTGATTGCATTGTCTCTACTGTTGGAATAAAGGAAGCATAACAATTTATCAGGAAAAATACAATTCTTTCCAGACAACTGACTTTGCAAGGTTCTTTACCGCTCAGCTAGTCATACAAATGACCTTGGGTAGCATAGCAGATAATGCCTTTGATTATTTTCTAGCAGATTATCTATGGAAATattcttatagtttttttttaatattatgattTTATGAAAGCCAAAGGCATGATCTTCTGTTTTGACTGGGTGAAGGCATTTTTGCAGAGGTTTAAGGTAATACAATCTGGATACTTATTTTTGTTATCTAAATCTGTTTTgtaaaagaatttaagaaaaccaCAGAGGAAGCAGGATAAATAAGAGTTCAGATGTGGAAAAGCTTGGGGTGTTCAAAGAACAGGAAATGGTCAAGTATACCTGGaggatacatttttttcttttaggcatACTAAGAATTTttgacctttaaaaatatttaaaagggagAATGAGCAGTGTAAGTATACTAAAGGATGCATTTGAGTTTGTCTTACATTTTCTTATATACttataagaaaatattcttgATTCTAGTCCATGGCTTAATttcaaataggaaataaaatatcttgAGAGGAGAGTCTATATACCATTATGTAACTATGATATTTAGCTTTGCCAGTCAAAACCACATAGTGCCATGTGAAGGCCAGTAGTTCACTGAGTAGTCTGAACAAAATTAGACAGGTTGTTGTGTTCAATATTGTGAaactgcaacttttttttttcagtgcaatCAGACTTGACCCTAAATGCATATAAACTTCAAGGATTAAATAATGCTTTTTCCTAACCTGGGGGAAGAATTTTGAGTAGGATACTTTGCACAGAGTTCTCTTCCCTCTCTTTGAAAGTGTTTCTTTTGGATCAAGCATAAAATAGGGGCCTGGATTTGTCAGAGTTGGGGAAATAGTTGATGATATAATCACTCATTCCCTTTCTTAGTTGCAAATGTTATTGAAATTACAGAGTCATCTGACCATGCTGAGGTCACTTCTTTTCCCATCTCTGCCATTCCCTGTGTCTGGTATAACATTTAGCAAAATTGGTAGCTGCTCTTGAGGctttcatttgtttctctgtGTTCCCCTGAAATGTCACATGTTTCTGTGGAAGTGTGAACAATAGTACAGTTTTCCATATTGAATCAGATGTCCCCGTGATCCAAGCACACTTGGAAAAATCTTACTGCTTAGGATTCCATAACAACATAGCTTACTTTGTGTCTAGCAGTCTGTGGCTAGACAGTTAAAgggcctctgtctcctctgcccGGTAGTCCTGCCAGAGGACTGAGTACAGGGCTCTCTCTATGCACATGAGAAAACCCCTGGAGCAGATACATCATGGAGGGCAGCAAGGTATGGGATGTTGCTTTGGTAGGCTGGATCAAATAGGTTAATGGAGAATCAGAGAAATTGCTGGAATTCACCAGGTGGCAAGAACACTGTCATTGTGAATCTTGAGCAAATGGCATGTGTTCAAGACAATGCTTTAGAAGCATGAAATTCTAAAAAATCGTTGAGATAATGGTTTAGCCCCTTcgtgttgactttatttttttttcaccttttatttttttattttatattattttttttagttttttattttttaaattttaatatctttaattcttacatgcgttcccaaacatgaaccccctcccacctccctccccataacatctctctgggtcatccccatgcaccagccccaagcatgctgcatcctgcgagTGTTGACTTTATACTTAGATCTCCCAGGATGTGTTATAACTTAACAGTTTAATTTCAGATCAACACATAGCATTCCAGAAAATTTGTACAATTCTGTTGCATAGAATTCCATAGcctacatgcatgctcagtcgtgtccaactctttgggaccccatggactgtagctcaccaggctcctctgtctatgggattatcccagcaagaatactggagtgggttgccatttcctcttccggggaatcttcccaacccagaggtcgaaaccatatctcctgtggctcctgcctcggcaggtggattcttcactgttgagccacctgggaatcacgTAGCTGCTACCAcaatcacttaaaaatattagaatattttccTGTGATATTCCCTTATAGTCAAACCCTCCCCCTAAATCTTAACAAccacaggtttgttttctatccttatagttttgctttttctagaaatacatatatataaagcatatggTATATAGTCTTTGAATCTGGCtcttttcatttagcataatgcattTCAGATTCATTCACACTGCTGTGTATATCCACAGTTTGTTCCATTTTAATGCTGAGTAGTATTTTATGGCATTGATATATTGCTTTGTGGATTCACTGATAAACTGAAGTGCATCTGAGTTTTTTTCTAGTTTGGAGTGATTGTAAgaaaagctgctataaatatttgcaCAAGTTTTGTATGAACATGAGCTTTCATTTTTTCTGGGAGTGGAATCACTTGGTTATATAGCAATTATATGCTTAGCCTGATAAGAAACCAcccaactgttttccagagtggttaCGTCACGTGCCACTGCCTTTGGCAATTTATGAGAGTTTCAGTTGCTCTGTGTCCTCGTCTGTAGACATTGTCAAGTGTCTTCTACTTTAGCTGTTCTAATTGGTGTACAGTGTTATTTAATTTGCATCCCCCTCATGACTAATGATGTTAAGCCTCTTTTCTTGTACAtccttatcatatatatatatcttctttccaGGTActtgttcaaatcttttgcccattttaagaaaagattgttttattattgttaagCTTAGAGAGTTTTTGTGTATGCTAAATA containing:
- the AIG1 gene encoding androgen-induced gene 1 protein isoform X6, whose product is MALVPCQVLRVAILLSYCSILCNYKAIEMPSHQTYGGSWKFLTFIDLQYLRKHPALPGSWGTSADGSQPGGGLFGGEHTPASKRCLGKILLLANGSDDLDQERPGTHSTPRMLSRAPTVGSICSSWKTLAIFE
- the AIG1 gene encoding androgen-induced gene 1 protein isoform X7 yields the protein MALVPCQVLRVAILLSYCSILCNYKAIEMPSHQTYGGSWKFLTFIDL